A region of the Leptospira sp. WS39.C2 genome:
ACGAAAACCAGGCATCCCTCAGTCAAAAGTTTGGCAAGAGTTAGTGCATGGTTATGTTTCAAAAGACAATAACTTAAACCCTTCTTTTGTATAAATTATTTGGAAAATCAAACTTTAAATAAAAACCTTGAGTACCATCAATACTCAAGGTCCCTCCCATTTGTTTCTCTGCGATAATCTTCGATAAATTCAAACCCAACTTTTTTTGTTCGTGAATATCAAATTCCTTTGGCAATCCTATCCCATTGTCTCTGTATTCAAAATGTGAACGATCTCCGTTGATTTCAAATTTGATAGTGATCTTGCCATGACCAGAATTTGGAAACGCATACTTCAGACTGTTTGACAATAACTCAGTATAGATGAGCCCTAATGGAACGGCTGTATCTAATAGTAAAACACCATGGTTTGATTCTAATTGTATATCGATGCCATTTCCTAATTGTGGGAAAGTTGATTTCACAAGTTCAGTCAAAGACAAAAGATAATCCGAAACTTGGATTTCACTTAAATCTTTGTTTTGGTATAATTGATCGTGTACAAGCGACATGGTTTGAATTTTGATCGAAGTATCTTCTACAATCGATTGGATATTTTTATCATCGGGGAAACTAGATGCTTGAATCATGAGCAATGAACGCACAAGCTCGATCGAATTTTTTGTCCTATGGAAAATTTCGCCGATTAAATTCTCTTTTTCTTTTAAAGACTTCTGGATCAGGATAGAATTTTTTTCATTTTCCTCAATCTCTTCTAAAAGTAATGAATTCGAATGAATCAACTTTTCGTAAGGTTCGTTAATTGCAGATACAAAAACTGCCATATAAATCATCTGGAAAGCAGCAACTTTATAAATATGACCTATGACATTAAACACATCAAACACACTAGTATACACTGCAAATACCAATTCGCTAAAAAAACATACGATGAATGCACCTAAAAAAAATTGTTTTTGTTTATCTGAATGGAGTGATTTCGAAAAGGCATACATCAAAATAGCAATCACCAACAATGCCATAATCACCAGTTCAGCATTCTTTTTGAATGCCGTCAAACCTACTCCATGTACATACGTATCAGGTATAATATGTGAATTATAAATAACCAATTGATAGACAAACCCAACGAATAACAAAGCTAAAATGACAAACAGACCTTCTTTCATTGAAGTATATTTTTTATTTGGTTTTATATAGAGCGCAATGATAAAGACTAAAGAAGTGATAAACCTTGAGATGATCCAAAACTGCGTAGATTTATTTCCTGTATTTGGCGTAACAAAATCGGGCATACCCTTATATCCCAAAGTATGCATAATATCTATCAGACCAATGATCAAAAAACCTATACTTAATAAAAATGTTTGTGCATTTTTACTTTGTGGATAGGAATAATACCCAAGGCCAAAAATCGAAAAGGATACAATCACACTGAAAATTTCAGTAATATTATGGAATACAATAAAGGATTCTATCGGATATTCTCGATAGAAAGTTTCAGGAAACAATCCAATACAAAAAAGTGGAACTACACATAAAAACAATAATACACTATAAAACTGGATTTGTTTTGGTTCACTGATAGAAGAGATATTTCGCATATTGTCCGTTAAAATTCTAAGAGAGTTTCTTAGCAAATCCTTGGACAAGCAATCAAAAAAGTAAAATGAATCGGAAAATACCCGACCAATACGATTAGGTGATGTCGAGAGAAATGAGGGTAATATCGTCTTTTAAAATGATTCTAAGAAGCGATAGTCGTTCTAATAACTTTTGGTGGAACTCATTTTGGTCCAACATTAAGATCGGCTGGATTTCAGGGAATAAAATCGAATAAGGTTCTTCATTCGGTTTTAGATTTTCATACAATCCATCTGTAAAAATCAAAATACGATCCCCTTTTTCTAAACTGAATTCTTTTTGTTCATATACAAATTCAGGTTTCACACCAAGTAACAAACCCGGGCATTCCAATGATTGGATGTTATGTTTTCTGATTAGGATGAGTGGTGGATTCCCTGCAGAACTGAAACACAATTTCATTTTATCAAAATCAAAATAGAAGTATGCGGCACTGACAAACCTAGCATTCAAACTGGTGCATAAAAACTGATTCATTGCAGCCATCAATTCTTTTGGAGAATGCATATATTCTTTCGCATTTCGAAAAGCAATTTTAACGGTTGAAGAATCGAGTGCTGCACTCACTCCATGCCCTGTCACATCTGCGATGACAATACCCAATTCGTTCGAGTTAGAATCAAAATAATCATAAAAATCTCCGCCTACATCATATAAAGGTAGGTAGGATACGATTGCAGATAAACGTTCAAACTTGGGAAGTTTCCCTGGAAGAATCCTCATTTGAATCCTGCGAGCTATTTCCAAATCTTTTCGTATTGCAGAAAGTTGGTTTTGCGCTGACAAATTTTCTTCTAATAAAAATCGTAACCTTCGACCAAGGGCTAAAGAAAACAAAATAACTTCCAATGCTGTACCAATTTGTACACCATAACGACCGAAAGTTGTAGATGGTAAAATAGATGCTTTTGTTAAAGAATCTACAATGACACCAGCAAACAAAGTAATCCATGCAAACACAAAAAAGAAGGAGGATTTTACACCTTTCCAATAAGAATAAATTCCAGATGAAACAAGTAAAAGGATGATATAGGGAAATGTATAGATAAATGAAATTTCCATCCAATGGAATGGAATAAAAAAGGATAAAGAGGAAAGGACTCCGAAAAAAGCTACGCTAAGTAATATCATCCGATCCAATCTTGGATTCAAATTTTTTAAGTTCAAAAATGTTAACGAAAACAAACCAACAAATACCAACGAAGCATTGACAGAAAAATACAAAAACGGTTTTACATTGATAATCGACTCAGGAATGATTAATTGTTTAAAAAATCCACCTAATAATGAATAGTTTACCATCAATGTCGTTAAGTATAAGCAGTAAAATACGTAAGCCTTTTCTTTTACGCTGATAAAAATCAAAATGTTATAGAGCAACAAAGCAAAAATTATTCCAAAATAAATTCCATTGGCTATATAATCTCTTTCGACACGGTCAAAAAATGAACTGCTTTTCCAAATTCGCACGGGAGCGGAAAGAATGCCAAAGTTAGAAATTCTTAGATATATTGTTCTTGTTTCTTTTGCTTTAAGATCAAATTCGTAAACAGGATTTCGATGTGGTATCTCTCTGACTTCGTGGGAGTCAGTCCCTTTGTATAGTTTGGTTTTTAAAACTCCTTCTTCGTTCCAACCTAAAAATACTTCGTCCACCCAAGGTGATTCTAGTTCAAAAATAAAATTGGCTTGTGCCTCAGATGGATTTATGACATCAAATTTTACCCAAACAAATCTTTTCCAATAACCGAAGTTATATTTCAATTCTTCTGGTTTAGACCACTTGGTATCGCCCTTTAGAACTTGTTCCCAAGTTAAATCTTCAAAACTATATTGGATGATTGGTCTTTCTGGTATTTTTGATGTACAATTGGTGGATAAAAATAGTAAAAAAAGTAGGAAACCAATTTTGTTTAATGCACCCAAATTCATTTGTTTTCCTTACTGGTTTCCTATTCTATTGGATGAAATTTTTTGCCTTCCTTCAATGGAAAATCGAAAAGAAAACTTCATTGCCAGAAAATTTAGGAATATGATAAACTTGCCTTTCCAAGGAGATACGTACATGTCAGCAAAATTTGAAATTTACAAAGACAAAGCAGGTGAATTCCGTTTTCGATTAAAAGCCGCCAACGGTGAGATCATCGCTTCTAGTGAAGGTTATTCTTCAAAACAAGCCTGTGAAAACGGCATCAATTCGGTAAAAAACAATGCCGCATCAGCTGAGACCGTCGATCAAACGTAAGAGCAACAATAGTCTGTTACTGTTTCAATTTTTAATTTAAACTTGGATCCGGCAGGGACTTCAAATGTAGCCTGACCGTTAATTTGTAACCATGTTTCGGATCCAGGCAATAATACAGATAATTTCCCAGATTGGATTTCCATAATTTCTTTCACATCAGTTCCAAATTCATACTCACCAGGCATCATGATACCGAGTGTTTTTTTCTCACCATTTGCGAAAAGGACGGTACGGCTTGTCACCTTACCATCAAAGTAAATGTTTGCAGGTTTTAGTACTGTTACGGAAGTAAATGAACTCATACTGACCAGATTTTGTAGGATTGTGAGGCTTCCAAGTGATTTCTAATCCGTTTTGTCATGGAAATGAGTCCAAAAAGTGTTTGCGAAATTCCAAATAACAGGAAGGGTGATGCCAGTGCCACAAAAGATACCCAATAAATCCGAAAACAAAAAACAACAGGCGAGGGAGAGGTCCATTGAAAGGATATTGGCTTCCGCAATTGTTCTTTTTTCAAAACACGGATTTTCTCAAACCACAATGGAAATGATTGCCAACCATGCAAAAATCTCCAAAGGGTTAGCTTACAATTATTTCAAAAGTAAAAACCAAATATTTGAACAAATCATTGATTCCCATTTAGCAAAACAGGAACGTTTTTATAATCATATCCCACCTAACTTATCTGCAAAGGAATATGTTCGAGAATTTTTCTTGCGTTCCATTCAATTTGCAAGGGAAGAAAGAAAAACGATGATTTTGATCTCGGTTTGCCTCTTCCAACCTAGTGCTGTTTCCCTTTCCAAAAAAATGATCGAAAACGTAGAAAGACGTTTTGCACCATTCAAAGAAACAATGCGCGAACGATTCAAAATTTACGGAATCAAAGACCCTGATAAAGAGATGATATTCATCAAAACGTTCTTACATGGTGTGATCATGAGCCAACATTTTAATGATACAACAATCTGTACTCCAACCATAATCGAAATGGTTTTAGAACGTTATGATGCCAAATAATCTATACTGATTCCCCTACCCCACCAGGAATTTTCAAAATCAATAAATTGGTTGTGGCAGTTGCCAATAATTTATCCTTTTCTGTCCTCATTTCACCAACCATATGAATCGTTGAAAACCCTTTTGCTTCGATCGTTGCTTTGACAATTACCTTCTGATCAACTGCAACTCCCCGAATGTATTGGATGTTCATATCAATGGTTGTAGTGGGTCGTTTTGCCACAAGGTAACTAAGTGGTCCAAATGCATTGTCAAATGCTGCCGCAATAACTCCTCCCTGCATCATTCCCATAGGATTTGTTTGGTCTAATGAAACTGGAAACGAAACAGTTATACTTTTCCCTTTTGTGTATGAAATAATTTCTGCTTTCATAGCGAGAAAAATGGGAGGAGGTACTGTGATTTTTCTACCACCATGATTAAAATTTTCAGTCATTTCTTTCAGAATTAATTCTGTTTCTTGGGTGCTGAGTGTTTGCATAAAATCCCCTGCCTATGTTACCACTAGTAACATTTTCTCTAAAAAAGGCAATAAAAAATGTTGCCAACGGTAACATAATTTCTAAATTTACGTTGTGAAAAAAAACACATACCACCACGGAGATTTGAAAAATT
Encoded here:
- a CDS encoding MASE3 domain-containing protein, whose translation is MRNISSISEPKQIQFYSVLLFLCVVPLFCIGLFPETFYREYPIESFIVFHNITEIFSVIVSFSIFGLGYYSYPQSKNAQTFLLSIGFLIIGLIDIMHTLGYKGMPDFVTPNTGNKSTQFWIISRFITSLVFIIALYIKPNKKYTSMKEGLFVILALLFVGFVYQLVIYNSHIIPDTYVHGVGLTAFKKNAELVIMALLVIAILMYAFSKSLHSDKQKQFFLGAFIVCFFSELVFAVYTSVFDVFNVIGHIYKVAAFQMIYMAVFVSAINEPYEKLIHSNSLLLEEIEENEKNSILIQKSLKEKENLIGEIFHRTKNSIELVRSLLMIQASSFPDDKNIQSIVEDTSIKIQTMSLVHDQLYQNKDLSEIQVSDYLLSLTELVKSTFPQLGNGIDIQLESNHGVLLLDTAVPLGLIYTELLSNSLKYAFPNSGHGKITIKFEINGDRSHFEYRDNGIGLPKEFDIHEQKKLGLNLSKIIAEKQMGGTLSIDGTQGFYLKFDFPNNLYKRRV
- a CDS encoding 7TM diverse intracellular signaling domain-containing protein, translating into MNLGALNKIGFLLFLLFLSTNCTSKIPERPIIQYSFEDLTWEQVLKGDTKWSKPEELKYNFGYWKRFVWVKFDVINPSEAQANFIFELESPWVDEVFLGWNEEGVLKTKLYKGTDSHEVREIPHRNPVYEFDLKAKETRTIYLRISNFGILSAPVRIWKSSSFFDRVERDYIANGIYFGIIFALLLYNILIFISVKEKAYVFYCLYLTTLMVNYSLLGGFFKQLIIPESIINVKPFLYFSVNASLVFVGLFSLTFLNLKNLNPRLDRMILLSVAFFGVLSSLSFFIPFHWMEISFIYTFPYIILLLVSSGIYSYWKGVKSSFFFVFAWITLFAGVIVDSLTKASILPSTTFGRYGVQIGTALEVILFSLALGRRLRFLLEENLSAQNQLSAIRKDLEIARRIQMRILPGKLPKFERLSAIVSYLPLYDVGGDFYDYFDSNSNELGIVIADVTGHGVSAALDSSTVKIAFRNAKEYMHSPKELMAAMNQFLCTSLNARFVSAAYFYFDFDKMKLCFSSAGNPPLILIRKHNIQSLECPGLLLGVKPEFVYEQKEFSLEKGDRILIFTDGLYENLKPNEEPYSILFPEIQPILMLDQNEFHQKLLERLSLLRIILKDDITLISLDIT
- a CDS encoding YegP family protein yields the protein MSAKFEIYKDKAGEFRFRLKAANGEIIASSEGYSSKQACENGINSVKNNAASAETVDQT
- a CDS encoding pyrimidine/purine nucleoside phosphorylase translates to MSSFTSVTVLKPANIYFDGKVTSRTVLFANGEKKTLGIMMPGEYEFGTDVKEIMEIQSGKLSVLLPGSETWLQINGQATFEVPAGSKFKLKIETVTDYCCSYV
- a CDS encoding TetR/AcrR family transcriptional regulator; translation: MPVPQKIPNKSENKKQQARERSIERILASAIVLFSKHGFSQTTMEMIANHAKISKGLAYNYFKSKNQIFEQIIDSHLAKQERFYNHIPPNLSAKEYVREFFLRSIQFAREERKTMILISVCLFQPSAVSLSKKMIENVERRFAPFKETMRERFKIYGIKDPDKEMIFIKTFLHGVIMSQHFNDTTICTPTIIEMVLERYDAK
- a CDS encoding PaaI family thioesterase; this encodes MQTLSTQETELILKEMTENFNHGGRKITVPPPIFLAMKAEIISYTKGKSITVSFPVSLDQTNPMGMMQGGVIAAAFDNAFGPLSYLVAKRPTTTIDMNIQYIRGVAVDQKVIVKATIEAKGFSTIHMVGEMRTEKDKLLATATTNLLILKIPGGVGESV